The following are from one region of the Ptychodera flava strain L36383 chromosome 15, AS_Pfla_20210202, whole genome shotgun sequence genome:
- the LOC139150800 gene encoding uncharacterized protein gives MSGHHYNRSVRCHKLVAEAMHRVRFNEFLDSLTEEEHLRVITSLIQLRESFPNSLIDEVETEDIKLLQQKYADHVQKCCESNINYAFWNSYLEMVQLLLLFIRATREGNWHLHLSTLRKMLLWYFAYGRVNYSRYLPVYLQEMSALPQTHPNVYEKFCEGEFAVQRSDDHPFSMTPCDQIIEQTFNRESKTKGGLVGFTRNKGALNRWILSHPARSAIASGCFTQAGKTDKQSDHKDLTQARMKRDESDVQEVISTLLSMGSPFIGDSDDLLVHLTAGTLAGEEITTDLTTAYFKGEEAYQQFNKERLTHGSKDLFDKMSVLRGKTFADLAKKAKSKVTMSSLSVKENRNLLGRMLVIAQVRHLDLREVMTYPLGHVPAMLANFDETMTKTNKAVLAHHLQSTFPDAVVDHNLEGKSAVLVDAMALIQMQSKVQATFGEFAASIFYQLRAIASKYGATRIDFVIDQYREPSIKNAERKRRATTGTFNEIRITRPSLNMPRQLKKFLASGKNKESLLFFLFESWKEYESECLQGITMYVTKGELCYRLRSANGVMDVTEIPELQCDHEEADTRLLLHAQHASRVGEVDNIVVRSPDTDVFMLAVSCAHQLQGQLILHQTSKNGQIIHINKVVEALGDRTAEALVGLHVFSGCDSVSAFKGKGKKKMANMLLANDKLYKYIPTTWGSMDTF, from the coding sequence ATGAGTGGCCACCATTACAACAGAAGTGTTCGCTGCCATAAACTGGTTGCAGAGGCCATGCACCGTGTCCGCTTCAATGAATTCCTTGACAGCTTGACTGAAGAGGAACATTTAAGAGTGATCACTAGCCTTATCCAACTTCGTGAAAGCTTCCCCAATTCGCTCATCGATGAAGTGGAGACAGAAGATATTAAGCTATTACAACAGAAATACGCAGACCATGTACAGAAGTGCTGTGAAAGTAACATCAATTATGCTTTCTGGAATTCCTATTTGGAAATGGTACAGCTTCTACTCCTCTTCATTCGCGCAACACGTGAGGGTAACTGGCATTTACATCTATCCACACTAAGAAAGATGTTACTATGGTACTTTGCGTATGGTAGAGTTAACTATTCACGCTATCTTCCGGTGTATCTACAAGAAATGTCAGCTTTGCCTCAAACACACCCAAACGTATATGAGAAATTTTGTGAAGGTGAGTTTGCCGTGCAGCGATCTGATGACCATCCATTTTCAATGACTCCATGTGATCAAATTATTGAACAAACTTTCAATCGTGAGTCAAAGACAAAAGGTGGACTGGTTGGTTTCACACGAAACAAAGGTGCTCTCAACCGATGGATTCTCAGTCATCCAGCACGTTCAGCTATTGCATCAGGTTGCTTCACCCAAGCTGGTAAGACAGACAAGCAGTCAGATCACAAAGACCTGACACAAGCCAGGATGAAGAGAGATGAATCTGATGTACAAGAGGTGATATCAACATTGCTGTCGATGGGGTCACCATTTATTGGTGATAGTGATGACCTGCTTGTTCATCTTACAGCTGGTACATTGGCTGGTGAAGAAATCACAACAGACCTCACCACTGCATATTTCAAAGGTGAAGAGGCTTACCAACAATTTAATAAGGAGCGTTTAACACATGGATCAAaggatttgtttgacaaaatgtctgtCCTGAGGGGTAAGACATTCGCTGATCTTGCCAAGAAAGCAAAGTCCAAAGTTACCATGAGTTCGCTATCAGTGAAAGAAAACCGTAATCTTCTTGGGAGGATGCTTGTCATTGCACAGGTGCGACACCTTGATCTTCGTGAGGTCATGACTTATCCCCTTGGCCATGTCCCAGCAATGTTAGCCAACTTTGATGAAACAATGACGAAGACAAACAAGGCTGTCCTGGCTCATCATCTTCAATCCACCTTTCCAGATGCAGTTGTGGACCATAATCTCGAAGGAAAGAGTGCTGTTCTAGTCGATGCCATGGCCTTAATACAGATGCAAAGTAAAGTGCAAGCTACTTTTGGAGAATTCGCAGCCAGCATATTTTACCAGTTGAGAGCAATCGCATCAAAGTATGGCGCCACAAGAATAGACTTTGTCATTGATCAGTACAGAGAACCATCCATAAAGAATGCAGAAAGAAAACGTCGAGCCACCACTGGTACCTTCAATGAGATTCGTATCACACGTCCATCCCTGAACATGCCAAGGCAATTAAAAAAGTTCCTTGCCTCTGGTAAGAATAAAGAATCTCTCCTATTCTTtctgtttgaatcatggaaagaaTATGAATCAGAGTGCCTGCAGGGTATCACCATGTATGTTACCAAGGGTGAGCTTTGCTACAGATTGCGTTCAGCAAATGGTGTCATGGATGTAACTGAAATACCAGAATTGCAGTGTGACCATGAAGAGGCTGACACAAGACTACTACTCCATGCTCAACATGCATCACGTGTTGGGGAGGTAGACAACATTGTCGTTCGCAGTCCTGATACAGATGTCTTCATGTTAGCCGTGAGCTGTGCACATCAATTACAAGGCCAGCTGATATTACATCAAACCAGCAAAAATGGTCAGATAATACACATCAACAAGGTAGTAGAGGCATTGGGAGACAGAACTGCAGAAGCTCTTGTTGGTCTTCATGTATTCTCAGGTTGTGACAGTGTAAGTGCTTTCAAAGGCAAGGGCAAGAAGAAGATGGCAAATATGTTGCTGGCCAATGATAAACTATACAAGTACATTCCAACAACTTGGGGCAGCATGGATACTTTCTGA